Part of the Terriglobales bacterium genome is shown below.
GCTCGAGGAGTGCCCGTCGACCCAGGTGACGCCGCAGCTGCGCAAGGAGATCGGCGACCGCCTGGTGAAGTCGCTGGGCAACATCGGCTACCAGAACGCCGGGACGGTGGAGTTCCTGATGGACGAGCAGCGCAAGCTGCACTTCATCGAGATGAACACCCGCATCCAGGTGGAGCACCCCATCACCGAGATGGTGACGGGCGTGGACCTGGTGAAGAGCCAGATCCTGATCGCGGCGGGCGCGAAGCTGGGCGAACTGGTGAAGCCGCCCGTCGAGATGCGCGGGCACGCCATCGAGTGCCGCGTGAACGCCGAGCACCCGGAGAAGTTCACGCCGTCGGCGGGGAAGGTCACCGTCTTCCACCAGCCGGGCGGCAC
Proteins encoded:
- a CDS encoding carbamoyl phosphate synthase is translated as LEECPSTQVTPQLRKEIGDRLVKSLGNIGYQNAGTVEFLMDEQRKLHFIEMNTRIQVEHPITEMVTGVDLVKSQILIAAGAKLGELVKPPVEMRGHAIECRVNAEHPEKFTPSAGKVTVFHQPGGTGVRVDTAAYAEGVIPPYYDSLIAKLITHGKDREEAMARMQRALDMFVVEGIFTTIPMHKKILADADFRAGKYDTKFMERFLAKKEEKKAAIKEVLSA